From the Senegalimassilia faecalis genome, one window contains:
- a CDS encoding VirD4-like conjugal transfer protein, CD1115 family yields MKKQVRLKRDLPGTILAEGITVGTDMYKTQLNNNVAVFGVSGAGKTDGPVKSNIMQMNSSYVVTDPKGNLYDELAPMLCAAGYEVKLLDLVNPERSNGYNPFECLRSDEDIDFFVEALIASTGRWERDPFWDDSTAVLFKALISWLLAWHEETEEDQPITMRELIELLDRAFSPASGHYANCRNALDDAFELLRNGFDWEDDELCQTSEGRCGDEYKTWLRFKQLAPADVTTACVYMEAAGKLTRLANSGVLSILDGGSNPIQFESIGARKTALFVVVSDMDRSLDFLTSIFYTQLFKELCRVADGMPETGYRLPVPVRVILDDFANQAPIPNFDTIIAAVRSRDIWITVIRQATAQLEARYGVAAQTIIGCCDTVMYLGVNDIATARELSERADMPVSEVQSLPIGQVMIFRRGSACQIAQRFKSKNHVNAKWLKSEEGLKWADRHRRLVQFARISNERADETIRKLLDAATAPTRANGEAVKEYSAENRQLALDGLDEVLGLFSPASDGEEGQRPDYLVEHDDSEEKGKCHEAA; encoded by the coding sequence ATGAAAAAGCAAGTGAGGCTGAAGCGGGACTTGCCGGGAACCATCCTTGCGGAAGGCATCACGGTGGGCACCGACATGTACAAGACGCAGCTGAACAACAACGTAGCGGTTTTTGGCGTATCGGGCGCTGGCAAGACGGATGGGCCCGTCAAGTCCAACATCATGCAAATGAACTCGAGCTACGTCGTCACCGACCCCAAGGGTAACCTGTACGATGAGCTTGCTCCTATGCTCTGCGCTGCGGGCTACGAGGTGAAGCTGCTTGACCTGGTGAATCCGGAGCGCTCGAATGGCTACAACCCGTTCGAGTGTTTGCGAAGCGACGAAGACATCGACTTTTTCGTCGAGGCGCTCATTGCGAGCACGGGACGTTGGGAACGCGATCCGTTTTGGGACGATTCAACGGCAGTGTTGTTCAAGGCGCTTATCAGTTGGCTGCTTGCATGGCATGAAGAAACAGAGGAGGATCAGCCTATCACCATGCGCGAGCTGATCGAGCTTCTGGATCGGGCGTTTTCTCCTGCTTCTGGACACTACGCGAACTGTAGAAATGCCCTTGACGATGCATTTGAGTTGCTGCGCAATGGTTTCGACTGGGAGGATGATGAACTTTGCCAAACAAGCGAGGGACGCTGTGGAGACGAGTACAAGACTTGGCTGCGTTTCAAACAGCTTGCGCCCGCCGATGTTACTACGGCATGTGTGTACATGGAAGCTGCCGGTAAGCTGACGCGCCTTGCCAACTCCGGTGTGCTGAGCATTCTTGATGGAGGTTCGAACCCCATCCAGTTCGAGAGCATCGGCGCGCGCAAGACCGCCCTGTTCGTGGTGGTTTCCGACATGGACAGAAGCCTGGACTTCCTGACGTCCATCTTCTACACGCAGCTGTTCAAGGAGCTGTGTCGCGTTGCCGACGGGATGCCTGAAACGGGCTATCGGTTGCCGGTGCCCGTACGCGTGATCCTTGACGACTTCGCCAACCAGGCGCCTATCCCGAACTTCGACACCATCATTGCCGCAGTTCGTAGCCGCGACATATGGATTACCGTCATCCGTCAGGCGACGGCGCAGCTCGAGGCGCGTTATGGTGTGGCTGCGCAGACCATCATCGGTTGTTGTGACACGGTGATGTACCTGGGCGTGAACGACATAGCCACGGCACGCGAGCTGTCCGAGCGTGCCGACATGCCGGTGAGCGAGGTGCAGTCGCTGCCCATCGGCCAGGTGATGATTTTCCGTCGCGGCTCGGCGTGCCAAATTGCGCAGCGATTCAAATCAAAGAACCACGTCAACGCTAAGTGGTTGAAAAGCGAAGAGGGGCTGAAGTGGGCTGATCGTCATCGGCGGCTCGTGCAGTTTGCGCGCATTAGCAATGAGCGGGCTGATGAGACGATACGCAAGTTGCTCGATGCTGCGACAGCGCCCACACGGGCTAACGGAGAGGCCGTCAAAGAGTATTCGGCCGAGAATCGACAGCTGGCGTTGGATGGACTTGACGAGGTGTTGGGGTTGTTTTCGCCTGCCTCGGACGGCGAAGAGGGCCAGAGGCCGGATTACCTGGTCGAGCATGATGACTCGGAAGAGAAAGGGAAATGCCATGAAGCAGCATGA
- a CDS encoding DUF364 domain-containing protein, with amino-acid sequence MSTMSFDAASPIAYPGTYAPGTAWDLYNQLIAGIPEDVEVRDYCLGLNWSYVEADCGMGVAFTTRGGGKRAFKADLRGMKLRHVAELAKSWCFEEASLGVAALNAWYARRELLDPLGCEYDSNADRPADGERGGGPKDAFQAYRGEIAACDGANVVVVGHFPHVTDIAEYANLTVLERNCRDGLDTPDSACEFVLPQADFAFITGVTFINKTAPRLLALSRDALTAMVGPSVVMSPQLFDCGVHELAGSVVADPERVRFAVMNGAGPLFGEALTMASLKAK; translated from the coding sequence ATGTCGACCATGAGCTTTGACGCCGCTTCGCCCATCGCGTACCCCGGGACGTACGCGCCCGGCACGGCGTGGGACCTGTACAACCAGCTTATCGCGGGAATTCCGGAAGACGTGGAAGTGCGCGACTATTGCCTGGGCCTGAACTGGTCGTATGTGGAAGCTGACTGCGGCATGGGCGTGGCGTTCACCACGCGCGGCGGCGGAAAGCGCGCGTTTAAGGCCGACCTGCGCGGCATGAAGCTGCGCCACGTGGCTGAGCTGGCGAAATCGTGGTGCTTCGAGGAGGCGTCGCTGGGCGTGGCGGCGCTGAACGCCTGGTACGCGCGCCGCGAGCTGCTTGACCCGTTGGGCTGCGAATATGATTCGAACGCCGACCGGCCCGCCGATGGCGAGCGCGGCGGCGGGCCGAAGGACGCGTTCCAGGCGTATCGCGGCGAGATCGCGGCGTGCGACGGCGCGAACGTCGTGGTGGTGGGACATTTCCCGCACGTGACCGACATTGCCGAGTACGCGAACCTCACGGTGCTCGAGCGCAACTGCCGCGACGGCCTGGACACGCCCGATTCGGCGTGCGAGTTCGTGCTGCCGCAGGCCGATTTCGCGTTCATCACGGGCGTGACGTTCATCAACAAAACGGCGCCGCGCCTGCTTGCGCTGTCGCGCGACGCGCTGACGGCGATGGTGGGCCCCAGCGTGGTCATGAGCCCGCAGCTGTTCGACTGCGGCGTGCATGAGCTGGCCGGAAGCGTGGTGGCCGACCCCGAGCGTGTCCGCTTCGCCGTGATGAACGGCGCCGGCCCGCTGTTCGGCGAAGCGCTGACCATGGCCAGCCTGAAAGCGAAGTAG
- a CDS encoding APC family permease: protein MREAITITAGTVIGVGLFTTGGNVVGEMGPFVVLATALAALISIYPALMYGEMGAALPFAGGTYQYASLGLGRPAGFLAGWNFIMSLIAVTGGEALAFSYYFKTIFLAVGIELPVDDVVIAIIALVAFIIANVRGVELTGKLQNGFMFFFWGVAAIWFISMIPNVQLPNFVTTPDFMGDMGAGGFIAAVAMIWWCFAGFETCCAMGEEIRHPQINIPRAMMLSPFIIFVVNALFQWFLVGIVPADGLAAVAESSAPYAEAMMSAGILGLPLLLLALGVSFGGDFSTLNASIAVPPRYLFTMARDGSLPAVFAKLHPKYRTPYVAIIALGVLTVALVATSTLDYIASLSLFADLFYYVIGMIACLGLRRKLPDLARPFKVRGMLPGAVISIAIYVVMMTQLDTEALVTGVIYCVVGLVIYAVCAKVYGPHTIDVNAVQDATEPTPAERAKMDREFHIWIAAAVAGCVLVAALYLLPVVLG from the coding sequence CTGCGCGAAGCCATCACCATCACGGCCGGCACCGTCATCGGCGTGGGCCTGTTCACCACCGGCGGCAACGTGGTGGGCGAGATGGGCCCGTTCGTGGTGCTGGCTACGGCGCTTGCGGCGCTCATCAGCATCTATCCCGCCCTCATGTACGGCGAGATGGGCGCGGCGCTGCCGTTCGCGGGCGGCACGTACCAGTACGCGTCGCTGGGCCTGGGGCGTCCCGCCGGGTTCTTGGCCGGCTGGAACTTCATCATGTCGCTCATCGCCGTCACCGGCGGCGAAGCGCTGGCGTTCAGCTACTACTTCAAGACTATCTTCCTGGCCGTGGGCATCGAACTGCCCGTTGACGACGTGGTCATCGCCATCATCGCGCTGGTTGCGTTCATCATCGCGAACGTGCGCGGCGTGGAGCTGACGGGCAAGCTGCAAAATGGCTTCATGTTCTTCTTCTGGGGCGTGGCGGCCATCTGGTTCATCAGCATGATCCCGAACGTCCAGCTGCCGAATTTCGTGACGACACCCGACTTCATGGGCGACATGGGCGCGGGCGGATTCATTGCCGCCGTGGCCATGATCTGGTGGTGCTTCGCCGGGTTCGAGACGTGCTGCGCCATGGGCGAGGAAATTCGCCATCCGCAGATCAACATTCCGCGCGCCATGATGCTGTCGCCGTTCATCATCTTTGTGGTGAATGCCCTGTTCCAGTGGTTCCTCGTGGGCATCGTGCCCGCCGACGGGCTGGCCGCCGTGGCCGAGTCGTCCGCGCCGTACGCCGAGGCCATGATGAGCGCCGGCATCCTGGGGCTGCCCCTGCTGCTGCTGGCGCTGGGCGTGTCGTTCGGCGGCGACTTCTCCACGCTGAACGCGTCGATCGCCGTGCCTCCGCGCTACCTGTTCACCATGGCGCGCGACGGCAGCCTGCCCGCCGTGTTCGCCAAGCTGCACCCGAAGTACCGCACGCCGTACGTGGCCATCATCGCGCTGGGCGTGCTGACCGTGGCGCTGGTTGCGACGAGCACGCTGGACTACATCGCGTCGCTGTCGCTGTTCGCCGACCTGTTCTACTACGTCATCGGCATGATCGCGTGCCTGGGTCTGCGCCGCAAGCTGCCCGACCTCGCGCGTCCGTTCAAGGTGCGCGGCATGCTGCCCGGCGCGGTGATAAGCATTGCCATCTACGTGGTGATGATGACGCAACTTGACACGGAAGCCCTGGTCACCGGCGTGATTTATTGCGTGGTTGGCCTGGTGATCTACGCGGTGTGCGCCAAAGTGTACGGCCCGCACACCATCGACGTGAACGCCGTGCAAGACGCCACCGAGCCCACCCCCGCCGAGCGAGCCAAGATGGACCGCGAATTCCACATCTGGATCGCCGCCGCCGTGGCAGGCTGCGTGCTGGTGGCCGCGCTGTACTTGCTGCCGGTGGTGCTGGGATAA
- a CDS encoding SpoIIE family protein phosphatase, with amino-acid sequence MKAAIECPRGMWIESTAAKTPDGMEITAASLRRAHRENQDVVLVSDSGECAMVVDGMGGRAHAALYAAASARVGLDALEEGLSARAALDLASQAAGNLERHVVHRHGGAAGVSLRVRGNHVEWASKGDVAVFGLHDGKAKLLSQLDSADGKLTNYLGCPKRSASGSADLPPNAALLVATDGCWRYANVGAIARAAEGEQAADLAERALARAVEGLTPDDASALALRRSA; translated from the coding sequence ATGAAGGCGGCAATTGAGTGTCCGAGAGGCATGTGGATTGAAAGCACGGCAGCGAAAACGCCTGATGGGATGGAGATTACGGCGGCGTCGTTGCGTCGGGCGCATCGGGAGAATCAGGACGTGGTGCTGGTGTCGGATTCCGGCGAATGCGCGATGGTGGTGGACGGGATGGGCGGTCGGGCGCACGCCGCGCTGTATGCGGCGGCGTCGGCGCGCGTGGGGCTCGACGCGCTTGAGGAGGGTTTGTCCGCTCGCGCCGCGCTTGACCTGGCGTCGCAGGCGGCGGGCAACTTGGAGCGACACGTGGTGCATCGCCACGGCGGCGCGGCGGGTGTGAGCTTGCGCGTGCGCGGCAACCACGTGGAGTGGGCCAGCAAAGGCGACGTGGCCGTGTTCGGCCTGCACGATGGCAAGGCGAAGCTGTTGTCGCAGCTAGACAGCGCGGATGGCAAGCTGACGAACTACCTGGGATGCCCGAAGCGCTCTGCGTCGGGTTCGGCTGACCTGCCGCCGAACGCCGCTCTGCTGGTGGCCACGGACGGCTGCTGGCGCTACGCGAATGTGGGCGCAATCGCCCGCGCGGCGGAAGGTGAACAAGCCGCTGACCTAGCCGAACGCGCCCTCGCCCGCGCCGTGGAAGGCCTCACCCCCGACGACGCCTCCGCCCTCGCCCTTCGTCGCTCCGCATAA
- a CDS encoding CAP domain-containing protein — protein MCKDSNASLGNDRSAKRMLGAGSRVGMAALIAASAASPAVAAATAFANETSWVGEVDASLAQTGQAPEQQQKADDKQASEENLQVKQEAHEQAVQDETVAHGELDAAQASVNEIQVTIDNAQSEADAAKMAALENALATARAALDAATAAKDKSDAAATAEQDASDALTAAQKTAVDKQLAADQAQSQQAKAQEAYEVAGGSDEFEAAQAALATAKDAKTAADTDLAAATQAQQNAEAALETARQQAKSDADVVTAARQQAQDVQAQLAAAQTELVAANEDLARVEAGEESAQVEVAKAKVAECEQAVAAAQVVADAAASAAAEVQATADASARVQTDAEAALSAAKDTQADRLQAVTDANTQVVAAQAALDKIVSASNADAQTLAKAKADLQAASKAAAEAKAAADAAAAEVASAQAAYDAAVQALANANAELGKYTELAKKGSLGFFEEIGATTAVKWLSDPAGTSGLGEDCGTTMDKLGDAKSATSLDNMKLALETMVKINDIRSENNCPELHVYSAIMAASQINLNWSATHQPFGHAPSYYPYGENLARGYKDPFVGWYDKEKIEYDKDLADGKLDGYDADGNKVGNYGHYLNILTDYTHYGCASIASRSWHLQDFDCITEYKRLVTDDEYVEGHEHLALGPNDDAFRDDGTPWTCHWEVVTPDIYLQERYGERSYSADEYYALFMKYYNKVYGTLDPSYQQAVDNAKAALDAAWAKADAANATAADKAAAEAATKQAVANAQAAVNADAQQKAAAETALSDAESQASAAQAQLDVANAEVAAKQTVADAAAKQAATDAAASASAKQDAGAANAQLDAAKAELAAARQALSDVSSDELKAAQKRVDAATAAVEAAQTNADEKDTALEAAKAAAAKSFAAEMDTQTALGAAKATLSDAQTAAGAASAAVDSAQARVNTIKPFADAAAAAQVTSSKAAQEFIDTQTAVADAQTAFDAAQAGAKQAADELAAAQERADHLGRFATNPAARSASTFAEAWEAGTFGDAWVSANAADMEATLSQKRAAYDQALAAKQAAEQQLVGAKENLAVKQAAYDKAAAALAQADAELADAQAWYDRMHPAPESQAATLETPGDQAIDEKVANAKHVAKAEGDGSTLAQTGDQVGEMFWIGGVAFVAAGVAIGASAVNRRRSSAE, from the coding sequence ATGTGCAAGGATTCGAACGCTTCTCTTGGTAACGATCGTTCTGCTAAGCGGATGCTTGGTGCGGGGTCCCGTGTGGGGATGGCGGCTTTGATTGCTGCTAGTGCTGCTTCGCCGGCGGTGGCTGCTGCTACGGCGTTTGCGAATGAGACGTCTTGGGTTGGTGAGGTTGATGCCTCGTTGGCGCAGACTGGTCAGGCCCCTGAGCAGCAGCAGAAGGCCGACGACAAACAGGCTTCTGAGGAGAATCTGCAGGTCAAGCAGGAGGCTCACGAGCAGGCTGTGCAGGATGAGACGGTTGCTCACGGCGAGCTCGATGCCGCTCAGGCTTCCGTGAACGAGATCCAGGTGACCATCGACAACGCGCAGTCCGAGGCCGACGCTGCCAAGATGGCGGCCTTGGAGAACGCGCTTGCTACCGCTCGGGCGGCGCTTGACGCTGCCACTGCGGCGAAGGACAAGAGCGATGCCGCTGCAACGGCCGAGCAGGACGCGTCCGATGCCTTGACCGCTGCGCAAAAGACCGCCGTTGATAAGCAACTGGCTGCTGACCAGGCGCAAAGCCAGCAAGCCAAGGCTCAGGAAGCGTACGAGGTTGCTGGTGGCAGCGATGAGTTTGAGGCCGCTCAGGCCGCGCTGGCAACGGCGAAGGATGCCAAGACCGCTGCGGATACTGATCTTGCGGCCGCCACGCAGGCTCAGCAGAATGCCGAGGCTGCGCTGGAAACCGCACGTCAACAGGCGAAGTCGGACGCCGATGTCGTAACGGCCGCTCGGCAGCAGGCGCAGGATGTGCAGGCGCAGTTGGCTGCCGCCCAGACAGAGTTGGTTGCGGCGAACGAGGACCTGGCGCGCGTTGAAGCTGGCGAGGAGTCGGCCCAGGTTGAGGTCGCAAAGGCGAAGGTCGCCGAGTGCGAGCAGGCCGTTGCGGCTGCGCAGGTCGTTGCGGACGCTGCGGCATCTGCCGCTGCCGAGGTGCAGGCCACCGCTGATGCATCTGCACGTGTTCAGACAGACGCGGAAGCGGCGCTTTCTGCCGCAAAAGACACTCAAGCTGACCGGTTGCAGGCGGTGACCGATGCGAATACGCAGGTCGTGGCGGCACAGGCGGCGCTCGACAAGATTGTGAGCGCCAGCAACGCCGATGCGCAAACGCTCGCCAAGGCCAAGGCTGACTTGCAGGCAGCCAGCAAGGCCGCTGCCGAGGCCAAGGCCGCTGCCGATGCGGCTGCGGCTGAGGTTGCTTCTGCCCAGGCCGCTTACGATGCGGCCGTGCAAGCCCTTGCGAACGCAAACGCGGAGCTTGGCAAGTACACCGAGCTCGCCAAGAAGGGCAGCCTGGGCTTCTTCGAGGAAATCGGCGCCACCACGGCCGTGAAGTGGCTCTCCGACCCCGCGGGCACGTCGGGCCTCGGTGAAGACTGCGGCACCACCATGGACAAGCTGGGCGACGCCAAGTCCGCAACCTCGTTGGACAACATGAAGCTTGCCCTGGAGACCATGGTGAAGATCAACGACATCCGCAGCGAGAACAACTGCCCCGAGCTGCACGTCTACTCGGCAATCATGGCTGCCTCGCAGATTAACCTCAACTGGTCGGCAACGCACCAGCCCTTTGGCCATGCTCCAAGCTACTACCCGTACGGCGAGAACCTCGCGCGCGGCTACAAGGACCCCTTCGTCGGTTGGTACGACAAGGAGAAGATCGAGTACGACAAGGACCTGGCCGACGGGAAGCTGGACGGCTACGATGCCGACGGCAACAAGGTGGGGAACTACGGTCACTACCTTAATATCCTGACCGACTACACCCACTATGGGTGCGCGTCCATCGCTTCGAGATCGTGGCACTTGCAGGATTTCGACTGCATCACCGAGTACAAGCGCCTTGTCACCGATGACGAGTACGTTGAGGGCCATGAACATCTGGCGCTTGGCCCCAACGATGACGCTTTCCGCGACGACGGCACGCCGTGGACTTGCCACTGGGAAGTGGTTACTCCCGATATCTACCTGCAGGAGCGCTACGGCGAGCGGTCCTACTCTGCTGACGAGTACTATGCCCTGTTCATGAAGTACTACAACAAGGTGTACGGCACGCTTGACCCTAGCTATCAGCAGGCAGTCGACAATGCGAAGGCTGCGCTTGATGCTGCTTGGGCGAAAGCCGACGCGGCGAATGCGACCGCGGCCGACAAGGCTGCTGCGGAGGCTGCGACGAAGCAAGCGGTGGCCAATGCTCAGGCTGCCGTTAATGCCGACGCGCAGCAGAAAGCCGCTGCGGAAACAGCACTGTCCGATGCGGAATCTCAGGCGAGCGCTGCCCAGGCCCAGCTTGATGTGGCAAATGCCGAGGTGGCAGCCAAACAGACGGTTGCGGATGCGGCGGCGAAGCAGGCTGCAACCGATGCGGCGGCCTCGGCAAGCGCCAAGCAGGATGCCGGCGCGGCAAACGCGCAGCTTGACGCCGCAAAAGCCGAGCTGGCTGCTGCACGACAGGCGCTTAGCGATGTGTCGTCCGATGAACTAAAGGCCGCGCAAAAGCGCGTTGATGCCGCAACGGCGGCGGTGGAGGCTGCTCAGACGAACGCTGACGAAAAGGACACCGCTCTCGAAGCTGCGAAGGCGGCAGCAGCCAAGTCTTTTGCTGCAGAGATGGATACCCAGACTGCGCTTGGTGCGGCGAAAGCTACTTTGTCCGATGCGCAAACTGCGGCTGGCGCTGCATCTGCTGCCGTTGATTCGGCTCAGGCTCGCGTGAACACTATCAAGCCGTTTGCCGATGCCGCAGCCGCCGCGCAGGTGACTTCCAGCAAGGCCGCTCAGGAGTTCATTGACACCCAGACCGCGGTAGCGGATGCGCAAACTGCATTTGATGCCGCCCAGGCCGGGGCGAAGCAAGCTGCCGATGAGCTTGCGGCAGCGCAGGAACGTGCCGATCACCTGGGACGTTTCGCAACCAACCCCGCTGCGCGTTCGGCCTCCACTTTCGCCGAAGCTTGGGAAGCGGGAACGTTCGGGGATGCGTGGGTTTCCGCCAACGCCGCCGACATGGAAGCCACGCTCTCGCAGAAGCGTGCGGCTTACGACCAGGCGCTTGCTGCGAAGCAGGCCGCTGAACAGCAGCTGGTGGGCGCCAAGGAAAACCTTGCCGTGAAGCAGGCGGCTTACGACAAGGCGGCCGCCGCCCTTGCGCAGGCCGACGCGGAGCTTGCCGATGCCCAGGCGTGGTACGACCGCATGCATCCGGCGCCCGAGTCTCAGGCCGCCACGCTGGAAACCCCTGGTGACCAGGCCATCGATGAAAAGGTTGCCAACGCCAAGCACGTTGCCAAGGCTGAAGGCGACGGCTCCACCCTTGCGCAAACCGGCGACCAGGTTGGCGAGATGTTCTGGATCGGCGGTGTGGCCTTCGTGGCCGCAGGCGTTGCCATCGGTGCGTCCGCTGTAAACCGCCGTCGTTCCAGCGCCGAATAG
- a CDS encoding ClpP family protease, whose protein sequence is MQQPAIMKKTSRGADWSTPESELFAERTVAINGPINADTAVAAVAQLRYLDRNSSDPVTLLLNSPGGSVSDGMAIIDFMRGMRSPIHTHALGIAASMAAVILACGEPGFRSAAPHADILVHQPMSGISGQASDIEIAARSIIRKKEMLAGLLAEVTGRSLEVIEAATDRDTWLTPDEAKSFGIIDRVCADWNYEGSVR, encoded by the coding sequence ATGCAACAACCAGCCATCATGAAGAAAACCTCGCGCGGCGCCGACTGGAGCACTCCCGAAAGCGAGCTGTTCGCCGAGCGTACCGTCGCAATCAACGGGCCGATCAACGCGGACACGGCGGTGGCGGCCGTCGCGCAGCTGCGCTACCTGGACCGAAACTCGAGCGACCCCGTCACGCTGTTACTTAACTCGCCGGGCGGTTCGGTTTCCGACGGTATGGCCATCATCGATTTCATGCGCGGCATGCGTTCGCCCATTCACACGCATGCGCTCGGCATTGCCGCAAGCATGGCGGCGGTGATTCTGGCGTGCGGCGAGCCCGGTTTTCGCTCCGCCGCCCCGCACGCCGACATCCTTGTGCACCAGCCCATGTCGGGCATAAGTGGCCAGGCCAGCGATATCGAAATCGCCGCCCGTTCCATCATCAGGAAGAAGGAGATGCTGGCGGGCCTTCTGGCGGAAGTCACGGGCCGCAGCCTGGAGGTCATCGAGGCCGCAACCGACCGCGATACCTGGTTGACGCCGGACGAGGCGAAGTCGTTCGGCATCATCGACCGCGTTTGCGCGGATTGGAACTACGAAGGGAGCGTGCGCTAA